TGAGGTCATCACCGACGAGCTCGCGGTCGCCGACGCCCACCCGCTCGGGGCACGCCCCTTCGCGCGTGAGCAGTACCGCAGCAAGTTCCTCACCCTGGCCGACGGCGTCGTCGAATCCGCGGAACAGCAGCGCTTCCTGGCCGCCGTCGACAAACTCGCCTCGCTGAAGCCGGGAGGCCTGGGTGTGCTCAACGTCCGGGTCGACAAGACGGTTTTGGACAAGTCGCCGACGATACCCTCGGGGATTTTCCGATGAGCGGGCTGATGGGTTCCACCGTTTCGGCGGCCCAGAAGCGCAGGGCGTTCCGGGACGCCCTGGACTCGGGAATGCTGCAGCGGATGACGGGAGCCTTCTCGCCGCTGGTGGCCAAGAGCCTAGCCGGCATCGGATTCGACGGAATCTACGTCTCGGGTGCGGTGCTGTCGGCCGACCTGGGATTGCCCGACATCGGGTTGACGACCCTGACCGAGGTTGTCACCCGAAGCGGCCAGATCGCCTCGGCCACCGACCTGTTCACCCTCGTCGACGCCGACACCGGATTCGGCGAGCCGATGAGCGCTGCCCGGACGGTTACGCTTCTCGAAGACGCGGGGCTTGCCGGCTGCCACCTCGAGGACCAGGTCAATCCCAAACGGTGCGGGCATCTTGACGGTAAAGCCGTGGTACCGGCCGAGGACATGGTCAAACGGCTGCGTGCCGCGGTGGCTGCTCGTCGGGATCCGAACTTCATTATCTGTGCGCGCACCGACGCCGCCGGCATCGAGGGCATCGATTCTGCGATCGAGCGGGCCAGGGCCTACGCCGATGCCGGCGCCGACCTGATCTTCACTGAAGCGCTGTCGGGCCCCGACGACTTCGCCCGCTTCCGCGCCGCGGTCGATACTCCGTTGCTGGCCAACATGACCGAGTTCGGCAAGTCCGAACTGATCAACGCCGCGCGGCTGGCCGACATCGGCTACAACGTCGTCATCTACCCGGTGACCACACTGCGGCTGGCCATGCACGCCGTAGAGATCGGTATGCGCGAAGTCTACGACGCCGGCACACAATCCGGCTTGCTGGGCAGCATGCAGCACCGCAGCAGGCTCTACGAACTGCTGCGCTACGCCGACTACAACCAGTTCGACTCCGACATCTACAACTTCGCCGTGCAGGACGTGAGAGCATGACCACCGCAACAGAGTCCGAATCCCCGCGCATTCACAAGGGACTTGCCGGTGTCGTCGTCGACACCACCGCCATCTCGAAAGTGGTGCCCGAGTCCAACAGCCTGACCTACCGGGGCTACCCGGTGCAGGACCTGGCAGCACGGTGCTCGTTCGAACAGGTCGCCTACCTGTTGTGGCACGGCGAACTGCCGACCGATCAGCAGCTGGCTCTGTTCAGCCAGCGTGAGCGGGCGTCGCGGCGGATCGACCGGTCGATGCAGGCGCTGCTGGCGAAGCTGCCCGACAACTGTCATCCCATGGACGTGGTGCGTACAGCAATCAGCTATCTGGGTGCCGAGGATCCCGAAGAGGACATCACGACCGAGCAGGCCAACTACGCCAAGTCTCTGCGGATGTTCGCCGTGCTGCCGACGATCGTCGCCACCGACATCCGACGTCGTCAGGGATTGACCCCGATCCCTCCTCACAGCCATATGGGTTACGCAGAGAACTTCTTGAACATGTGCTTCGGTGAGGTGCCGGAGCCCGTCGTGGTGCGCGCGTTCGAACAGTCGATGGTGCTCTACGCCGAGCACGGCTTCAACGCCTCCACCTTCGCCGCTCGCGTCGTCACCTCGACCGAGTCAGACATCTACAGCGCGGTGACCGCCGCGATCGGCGCGCTCAAGGGTTCGCTGCACGGCGGCGCAAACGAAGCCGTCATGCACGACATGCTCGAAATCGGTTCGGCTGACAGGGCTCCGGAGTGGTTGCACGGCAAACTGTCTCGCAAGGAAAAAGTGATGGGTTTCGGCCACCGGGTCTACAAGAACGGTGATTCCCGGGTGCCGACCATGAAGGTTGCGTTGGAGCAGGTTGTCCACGTGCGTGACGGACAGCGGTGGCTCGACATCTACAACACGCTGGAGAGTGCGATGTTCGCAGCGACGACGATCAAGCCGAACCTCGACTTTCCCACCGGCCCTGCCTATTACCTGATGGACTTCCCGATCGAGAGTTTCACCCCGCTGTTCGTGATGAGCCGGATCACCGGTTGGACCGCCCACATCATGGAACAGGCTGCCTCCAATGCTCTGATCCGTCCCCTGAGTGAGTACTCGGGCCGGCCGCAGCGGTCCCTTGTCTGAGCGCGCGATCACCAAACTGCTCGTCGCCAATCGCGGCGAGATCGCCATCCGCGCGTTTCGAGCCGCTTACGAGCTCGGAATCTCGACGGTCGCGGTGTTTGCCTACGAGGACCGCAATTCGCCGCACCGTCTCAAAGCGGACGAGGCATACCAGATCGGCGAAACAGGTCATCCGGTCCGCGCATACCTGTCTGTCGATGAGATCATCCGGGTAGCAAAGCATTCCGGTGCCGACGCGATCTATCCGGGGTACGGATTCCTCTCCGAGAATCCGGAACTGGCTGCGGCGTGTGACGAGGCCGGCATCGTGTTCGTCGGTCCGCGTGCAGACGTTCT
This region of Mycolicibacterium goodii genomic DNA includes:
- a CDS encoding bifunctional 2-methylcitrate synthase/citrate synthase yields the protein MTTATESESPRIHKGLAGVVVDTTAISKVVPESNSLTYRGYPVQDLAARCSFEQVAYLLWHGELPTDQQLALFSQRERASRRIDRSMQALLAKLPDNCHPMDVVRTAISYLGAEDPEEDITTEQANYAKSLRMFAVLPTIVATDIRRRQGLTPIPPHSHMGYAENFLNMCFGEVPEPVVVRAFEQSMVLYAEHGFNASTFAARVVTSTESDIYSAVTAAIGALKGSLHGGANEAVMHDMLEIGSADRAPEWLHGKLSRKEKVMGFGHRVYKNGDSRVPTMKVALEQVVHVRDGQRWLDIYNTLESAMFAATTIKPNLDFPTGPAYYLMDFPIESFTPLFVMSRITGWTAHIMEQAASNALIRPLSEYSGRPQRSLV
- the prpB gene encoding methylisocitrate lyase, which encodes MSGLMGSTVSAAQKRRAFRDALDSGMLQRMTGAFSPLVAKSLAGIGFDGIYVSGAVLSADLGLPDIGLTTLTEVVTRSGQIASATDLFTLVDADTGFGEPMSAARTVTLLEDAGLAGCHLEDQVNPKRCGHLDGKAVVPAEDMVKRLRAAVAARRDPNFIICARTDAAGIEGIDSAIERARAYADAGADLIFTEALSGPDDFARFRAAVDTPLLANMTEFGKSELINAARLADIGYNVVIYPVTTLRLAMHAVEIGMREVYDAGTQSGLLGSMQHRSRLYELLRYADYNQFDSDIYNFAVQDVRA